Proteins encoded in a region of the Nitrospira sp. genome:
- a CDS encoding autotransporter outer membrane beta-barrel domain-containing protein, which yields MKNTLSIGKNGFLVLLLIALLPSKAPAQVLNDKVNSLLTDACAGLGFGVDPDVPIVGLGQNLTAICDSQRNQVPVASSGGGGAASFQGSAASILNRLLLQRLEETDEEEGQTHARSSSMRLNPFGSLLSLGYASSVSSPLYAATTADGGSAATFTIGSQRRWNGLGLFASGLVESLNRDITTFQDGYRSTIFGFTGGADYRFSKNLVAGLAFSYSNTDGNFSSGGNFSTNSYGGLLFASYLPTDRTFMQVSGGYTRNNYLISRLAEALTGQPPGAAGCCVPGFASSNSNGNVLTLGLLTGYDHPIGRFTIGPRLGVTYSNTHIGGYTENGNTGIELKYNDQWINSLQSVLGVQGSAAFSTSFAVLVPQFNADYIHEFANNQRFINVQFAQDLRGTMGFPGTPTKFTFQTDVPVRNYANLGTGLVMIFPNGWQTFVNFRAMVGNEQFNNYAGMFGLRRAL from the coding sequence ATGAAGAACACCTTGTCCATTGGCAAGAATGGGTTTCTCGTCCTTCTCCTGATCGCGCTTCTTCCCTCCAAAGCACCAGCACAAGTCCTCAACGACAAGGTCAATTCTCTGCTCACTGACGCGTGCGCTGGTTTAGGCTTTGGTGTCGACCCCGATGTACCTATAGTAGGTCTCGGCCAAAACCTAACAGCGATCTGCGACTCTCAAAGGAACCAAGTACCTGTCGCTAGTTCAGGCGGCGGTGGAGCTGCCTCTTTCCAGGGTTCTGCCGCATCGATTTTGAACAGATTGCTGCTCCAACGGTTGGAGGAGACGGACGAAGAGGAAGGCCAAACACATGCACGATCCTCCTCCATGAGGCTCAACCCCTTTGGCTCACTGCTTTCCCTTGGGTACGCTTCTTCCGTATCATCTCCGTTGTATGCCGCCACGACAGCCGACGGTGGGTCAGCGGCGACATTCACCATTGGCAGCCAGAGGCGCTGGAATGGGTTGGGATTGTTTGCCAGCGGGCTGGTCGAATCCCTCAACCGTGACATTACGACCTTTCAGGATGGGTACAGGTCCACAATCTTTGGCTTCACTGGCGGAGCAGACTATCGGTTTAGCAAAAACCTCGTTGCCGGGCTGGCCTTCAGCTATTCCAACACCGATGGAAACTTCAGCAGCGGCGGTAATTTCAGCACGAATTCCTATGGCGGCCTCTTGTTCGCCTCCTATCTGCCGACGGACCGGACCTTCATGCAGGTGAGCGGTGGGTATACACGAAATAATTATCTGATATCTCGACTGGCCGAGGCTCTTACCGGTCAGCCGCCCGGTGCAGCTGGATGTTGTGTCCCCGGCTTTGCGTCAAGTAATTCCAACGGCAATGTCCTCACGCTCGGACTCTTGACTGGGTACGACCATCCGATTGGCCGATTCACCATTGGCCCACGCCTGGGGGTGACCTACAGCAATACCCACATTGGCGGCTACACCGAGAACGGCAACACGGGAATCGAACTCAAGTACAACGATCAATGGATCAATTCTCTGCAAAGTGTCCTCGGAGTCCAGGGATCAGCCGCTTTCAGCACCAGTTTCGCTGTCCTGGTCCCACAGTTTAATGCGGACTATATCCATGAATTCGCCAACAACCAGCGCTTCATTAATGTACAATTCGCGCAGGACTTGCGAGGCACTATGGGCTTTCCCGGGACTCCGACCAAGTTCACATTCCAAACCGATGTACCGGTTCGAAATTACGCCAATCTTGGGACTGGCCTCGTGATGATTTTTCCCAATGGCTGGCAAACGTTCGTGAACTTCCGAGCCATGGTCGGGAATGAACAGTTCAACAATTACGCCGGCATGTTTGGGCTGCGGCGAGCGTTATAG
- a CDS encoding DUF1284 domain-containing protein, whose protein sequence is MAELKIYAGFSTPIRLRGHTLLCLQGFRGEGYSPGFVANMAAIHQTLCHQPETTVQVVASPDAVCAACLHQQGSSGCTLNGEPSEADMIDQDRVVLGRLGLKAGDHLSWQEVLARISRSMSGGDLPSICGSCRWLPLGYCREGIDRLRSSIRRRKTNP, encoded by the coding sequence ATGGCCGAGCTGAAAATATACGCCGGGTTCTCCACTCCAATCCGTCTCCGGGGCCATACCCTCCTCTGTCTGCAAGGGTTTCGTGGGGAAGGCTACAGCCCGGGTTTTGTTGCCAATATGGCGGCGATTCATCAGACTCTGTGTCATCAGCCCGAAACCACTGTCCAGGTCGTGGCATCTCCAGATGCAGTGTGTGCCGCCTGCCTCCATCAACAAGGGTCGTCCGGTTGTACACTCAACGGAGAGCCGTCGGAAGCGGACATGATTGACCAGGATCGGGTCGTCCTTGGGAGGCTTGGTCTGAAAGCGGGGGATCATCTTTCTTGGCAAGAGGTTCTCGCGCGGATCAGCAGGTCGATGAGCGGCGGCGACCTGCCTTCCATCTGCGGCAGTTGCCGATGGTTGCCGCTCGGCTATTGCCGTGAGGGGATCGATCGGCTGCGCAGTTCCATCCGAAGACGAAAAACCAACCCATAG
- the ribD gene encoding bifunctional diaminohydroxyphosphoribosylaminopyrimidine deaminase/5-amino-6-(5-phosphoribosylamino)uracil reductase RibD, protein MTSTERDLYFMTLALRLAAKGQGTTSPNPMVGALVVRQGKIIGQGFHLRPGTPHAEILALQKANNGARSATLYVTLEPCCHLKKRTPPCVPEILRSCVRRVVIAMQDPNPSVKGRGAAALRRAGLAVTVGVARSEAEELNKSYCHWMKTGRPYVILKAGMTLDGKLATATGESRWITGGSSRQEVHQLRRSVDAVLIGVGTVLADDPSLTARTGPRLDKVALRQPLRIVVDSRLRTPFNAQVLAQQGKAKTIVATTAAAPAARRSVLQKKGIEILTLPAVQGRVSLPALLKQLGRRGITSLLVEGGSEVNAAMLKAKLVDHIRLYMAPLLLGGQNAKAVIGGESPARLAGAIELRHVLIRSVGNDFVVEGDL, encoded by the coding sequence GTGACCAGCACTGAACGAGATCTCTACTTCATGACCCTGGCCCTTCGCCTGGCGGCGAAGGGCCAGGGAACGACAAGCCCGAATCCGATGGTTGGTGCCTTGGTGGTTCGTCAAGGCAAGATCATCGGGCAGGGTTTTCATCTCCGACCCGGAACTCCTCACGCAGAAATTCTGGCGCTGCAAAAGGCAAACAACGGTGCTCGAAGCGCGACCCTCTATGTGACGCTTGAGCCATGCTGCCATCTGAAGAAGCGCACTCCCCCTTGCGTCCCAGAAATCCTTCGCTCATGCGTCCGCCGTGTGGTGATTGCAATGCAGGATCCGAATCCATCAGTAAAGGGAAGAGGAGCCGCAGCGCTTCGGCGGGCCGGACTCGCAGTCACGGTGGGAGTTGCCCGGTCTGAGGCGGAAGAACTGAACAAGTCCTATTGCCATTGGATGAAAACAGGCCGTCCCTATGTGATACTGAAGGCGGGCATGACGCTTGACGGCAAGCTCGCGACGGCAACAGGGGAATCGCGATGGATTACGGGCGGATCGTCCCGTCAGGAGGTGCATCAACTTCGTCGTTCTGTCGATGCAGTCTTGATCGGAGTAGGCACCGTTCTGGCTGATGATCCATCATTGACGGCGAGAACCGGACCGCGATTGGATAAAGTAGCGCTACGGCAGCCTCTTCGCATCGTGGTCGATAGCCGGCTGCGCACTCCGTTCAACGCACAGGTCCTGGCACAACAGGGTAAAGCCAAAACGATTGTTGCGACAACTGCTGCAGCCCCAGCGGCTCGACGATCGGTCCTGCAAAAGAAGGGTATAGAGATCCTCACGTTGCCCGCAGTGCAGGGCCGTGTTTCGCTGCCCGCTCTGCTCAAGCAGCTCGGTCGGCGCGGTATCACGTCCCTACTCGTGGAGGGAGGTAGCGAGGTCAATGCGGCGATGCTGAAGGCAAAGTTGGTCGATCACATTCGTCTTTACATGGCGCCGCTGCTTCTTGGCGGCCAGAATGCCAAGGCTGTGATCGGGGGAGAAAGTCCGGCACGGCTTGCAGGTGCGATCGAGTTACGGCATGTGCTCATACGGTCCGTCGGCAATGATTTTGTGGTGGAAGGCGATCTGTGA
- a CDS encoding glycine--tRNA ligase subunit alpha, protein MNFQELILALHRFWADQGCVVHQPYDVEMGAGTFHPATFLRSLGPEPWRAAYAQPCRRPTDGRYGENPNRLQHYYQYQVVLKPSPDNIQELYLESLARLGINPKEHDIRFIQDDWESPTLGAWGLGWEVRLDGMEITQFTYFQEIGGIELAPITGEITYGTERIAMYLQAVDNVFDLAWTDSIKYGDIHHETEVQGSRYNFEEADVSMLMQAFQANEAECKRLLAQADKRLTLPAYDYCIKSSHAFNLLDARGAISVAERTGYIARVRALARQCAERYIEERASMGHPLMRMQVTHR, encoded by the coding sequence GTGAACTTCCAAGAACTGATTCTCGCCCTCCATCGCTTCTGGGCCGATCAAGGTTGTGTCGTTCATCAACCCTATGACGTGGAAATGGGTGCCGGTACCTTTCACCCAGCCACGTTTTTGCGATCACTCGGACCGGAGCCCTGGCGGGCGGCCTATGCGCAGCCCTGCCGCCGTCCGACGGATGGCCGCTATGGCGAAAACCCCAACCGTCTCCAGCACTATTATCAGTACCAAGTCGTGCTGAAGCCTTCACCGGACAATATCCAAGAGCTGTATCTGGAAAGTCTGGCGCGGCTGGGGATCAATCCAAAGGAGCACGACATTCGCTTCATCCAAGACGATTGGGAGTCGCCGACCCTGGGGGCCTGGGGGCTCGGCTGGGAAGTGCGTTTAGATGGGATGGAAATCACCCAGTTCACCTACTTTCAGGAGATCGGCGGGATTGAACTGGCTCCGATCACGGGCGAAATCACGTACGGCACGGAGCGCATCGCCATGTACCTGCAAGCGGTGGACAACGTGTTCGACCTGGCCTGGACGGACTCGATCAAGTATGGCGATATTCACCATGAAACTGAGGTGCAGGGGTCGCGGTACAACTTCGAGGAAGCGGACGTCAGCATGCTTATGCAAGCTTTCCAGGCGAACGAAGCCGAGTGCAAACGATTGCTCGCGCAGGCCGACAAGCGCTTGACCTTGCCCGCCTACGACTATTGCATCAAATCATCCCATGCGTTCAATCTCTTGGATGCGCGCGGCGCCATCAGTGTCGCGGAACGGACCGGTTACATTGCCCGGGTGCGGGCGCTGGCGAGGCAATGTGCCGAGCGCTATATCGAGGAGCGGGCTTCGATGGGGCATCCGCTCATGAGGATGCAGGTGACGCATCGATGA
- a CDS encoding toll/interleukin-1 receptor domain-containing protein, with product MAGIFISYRQDDTEAWAILLCESLAKVFGEQQVFLDKDTLHAGNWRDQLNQALDRCAVVLIVVGPRWLTIVDRQNRPRISLPDDVHHQEVALALSRPDVTVIPVLVDEAPMPRPDQLPTDLHRLCDQQAYKIGDTQARRKADLEALIKNIRTVGGFDVRAEECIKSDGDPPLKSFSWFRLDLVALGSAVALTVGSAILAFLSNTPFTNGEPVVLLPLFYVLVLGAKYLWHGRVN from the coding sequence ATGGCGGGAATCTTCATCAGCTATCGGCAGGATGATACCGAAGCCTGGGCGATCTTGTTGTGCGAGAGTCTTGCGAAGGTATTCGGCGAACAACAGGTTTTCCTCGATAAGGATACATTGCATGCGGGGAACTGGCGAGACCAGCTCAACCAGGCGCTTGATCGCTGCGCGGTCGTGTTGATCGTGGTCGGCCCTCGGTGGCTTACCATTGTGGACAGGCAGAACCGGCCGCGCATCAGTCTTCCAGACGATGTCCATCATCAGGAGGTTGCCCTGGCGTTGAGCCGGCCTGATGTCACTGTGATTCCCGTGCTGGTCGATGAGGCGCCCATGCCTCGACCTGATCAGTTGCCCACGGATCTGCACCGGTTGTGTGATCAACAAGCGTATAAAATCGGGGATACTCAAGCTCGGCGCAAGGCTGATTTAGAGGCCCTGATCAAAAATATCCGGACGGTCGGGGGCTTTGATGTCCGTGCAGAGGAGTGCATCAAGAGCGACGGCGACCCGCCACTCAAATCGTTCTCGTGGTTCAGGCTGGATCTTGTGGCACTTGGCAGTGCGGTCGCATTGACGGTCGGTTCCGCCATCCTGGCCTTTCTCTCCAACACACCGTTTACCAACGGGGAACCGGTTGTTTTGCTCCCGCTGTTCTACGTGCTGGTACTTGGCGCTAAATACCTGTGGCACGGACGTGTCAACTGA
- a CDS encoding catalase family protein: MQRNVIGSMTSRPVPPANTGSAVLNWISDTSLRLVQLQRRIDPWMRPPFDAVLRDPVARLTTALINLLRPNERLKIAEERLQPDEEASLQSIIDSFQKQMRGLWKPGGFERGGNTKTHGIVRAEFIVHDGLPPRFRHGIYAQPKTYRAWVRFSGPGPYVTPDIDDVGFMSISIKLMGVPGPKLMDEEKFTQDMFGVSTPTFVTPDTRANAQLQLESLKNAQMYYFFNLRRPHLLDFIMQGLWIKTQSSPFEAPYFSCVPYLLGEGQAMQYSVWPKSNTKTPIPRLPLRPPDDYLRQAMVAALNQRDVELDIRLQLQTDPHLMPLENNAVLWPERLSPRVSVATLRIPKQKFDSPAQIAFARRLSYNPWHCIAEHRPLGNQSRARRRMYFELSKFRHDMNAEPHYEPTGDETFQ, from the coding sequence ATGCAACGGAACGTAATTGGCTCAATGACGAGCCGCCCGGTGCCGCCTGCCAATACAGGCTCGGCAGTCCTGAATTGGATCAGCGATACGTCACTGCGACTGGTGCAACTGCAGCGGCGCATCGATCCCTGGATGCGTCCGCCCTTCGACGCGGTGCTGCGCGACCCGGTCGCGCGCCTGACCACCGCGTTGATCAACTTGCTCCGCCCGAACGAAAGACTGAAGATCGCCGAGGAACGGCTGCAACCGGACGAGGAGGCCTCGCTCCAATCGATCATCGATTCGTTCCAGAAGCAGATGCGCGGGCTGTGGAAGCCGGGTGGATTCGAACGAGGCGGAAACACCAAGACCCACGGCATCGTGCGTGCCGAGTTCATCGTCCACGACGGCCTGCCGCCGCGGTTCCGGCACGGCATCTACGCGCAACCCAAAACCTATCGCGCATGGGTACGTTTTTCAGGCCCCGGGCCCTACGTGACGCCGGACATCGACGATGTGGGGTTCATGAGCATCAGCATCAAGCTGATGGGGGTTCCCGGCCCCAAATTGATGGACGAAGAGAAATTCACGCAGGACATGTTCGGTGTATCCACGCCGACCTTCGTCACACCGGACACGCGCGCGAACGCTCAGTTGCAGCTTGAGAGCCTGAAGAATGCGCAGATGTACTACTTTTTCAATCTTCGCCGCCCCCACCTGTTGGACTTCATCATGCAGGGACTATGGATCAAGACGCAGAGCAGTCCGTTCGAAGCGCCGTACTTCAGTTGTGTGCCCTATCTGTTGGGAGAAGGGCAGGCGATGCAATATTCGGTGTGGCCTAAATCAAACACAAAAACCCCGATCCCACGCCTTCCGCTGCGGCCGCCGGATGACTACCTGCGTCAGGCCATGGTCGCCGCGCTCAATCAACGTGATGTCGAGCTGGACATTCGCCTGCAGTTGCAGACCGATCCTCACCTGATGCCGCTCGAAAACAATGCGGTGCTGTGGCCGGAGCGGCTGTCGCCCCGCGTCTCGGTGGCCACCTTGCGCATCCCAAAGCAGAAGTTCGACTCACCGGCGCAGATCGCGTTCGCGCGACGCCTATCCTACAATCCATGGCACTGCATCGCCGAGCACCGCCCGCTCGGCAATCAAAGCCGCGCCCGGCGCCGCATGTATTTCGAGTTATCGAAGTTTCGACACGACATGAACGCTGAGCCGCACTATGAGCCGACCGGGGATGAAACGTTTCAATAA
- the glyS gene encoding glycine--tRNA ligase subunit beta gives MKRTLVKGPRQKARSPKSTAELLFEIGMEELPFEFVAPALTALRESAARMFQDARLSFRSVNTYGTPRRLVLVVDDLCAHQTAVIKETMGPSRMVAFDQTGQPTRAAMGFATGQGVAVESLEVRATPKGEYLFAVKRDAGRATATLLTELLPQLVEKISFPKAMKWNEAGLRFARPVRWIVALFGGKVVPVRIAGIQAGYRTYGHRVMGSGKPITVRDFKTYSRELERRGVMVDPERRRAKIQTQIDRLCVRAGVALNADDALLDQAVHTTEWPCAVLGNFKPEYLAVPQEVLMTSMKHHQGFFSVRDKQSGKLAPHFIAIANNEPKNMLLIRAGNERVLAARLADAKFFFDEDRKVKLEERGKKLTGVTFHQKLGTMAHKAERVCKLARLIAGLLALPQDSVEACVRAAQLCKADLLSGIVGEFPELQGIMGGYYAQHDGEKREVCEAIRDQYVPRGMDGALPETTEGLVLGLADRLDTIVAFFQAGIIPKGSEDPFALRRHALSVVRIMIEGTIQGNVKFDLRQMITSARQGVETDVKSAASIVEDPFGFIIERLRFYMKTTKNLRDDVIHAVTGSVTNECDVVDLARRMEVLQTTTSLPEFDPLIVGFNRANNILKKEGVRKSESTPVDSSLFKDDAERELHTRLQSMEERYDRLIEQRQYKDALHCLVQLKPSIDRFFDSVMVNVEDSALRHNRLSLLRHVADGFFGKFADFSQIVVQVR, from the coding sequence ATGAAACGCACGCTCGTGAAGGGACCTCGGCAAAAAGCCCGCAGCCCCAAATCGACCGCCGAGCTATTGTTCGAGATCGGCATGGAGGAGCTGCCGTTTGAATTTGTCGCGCCGGCCCTGACGGCCCTTCGAGAATCAGCCGCCCGTATGTTTCAGGATGCGCGATTGTCGTTCAGGTCCGTCAACACCTATGGGACACCACGACGGCTCGTCTTGGTCGTGGACGATTTGTGTGCTCATCAAACTGCGGTGATCAAAGAAACGATGGGGCCATCGAGAATGGTGGCATTCGACCAGACCGGCCAACCCACTCGAGCAGCGATGGGGTTCGCAACGGGCCAGGGCGTTGCAGTGGAAAGTTTGGAGGTCCGCGCAACGCCGAAGGGCGAGTATCTTTTCGCGGTCAAGCGCGATGCGGGGCGGGCGACCGCAACCCTTCTTACGGAACTACTGCCTCAACTTGTCGAAAAGATTTCTTTTCCCAAGGCCATGAAGTGGAACGAGGCGGGCTTACGCTTCGCCAGACCAGTACGGTGGATCGTTGCGCTATTCGGAGGAAAGGTTGTGCCGGTACGGATAGCCGGCATCCAGGCCGGCTATCGGACGTACGGTCATCGCGTAATGGGCAGTGGAAAGCCTATCACCGTGAGGGATTTCAAGACCTATAGCCGTGAACTCGAACGGCGAGGGGTGATGGTTGATCCTGAACGGCGCCGAGCCAAGATTCAGACACAAATCGACCGTCTGTGTGTCAGGGCGGGCGTTGCCTTGAATGCAGATGACGCCCTGCTCGATCAGGCGGTGCACACCACCGAGTGGCCTTGTGCCGTCTTGGGCAACTTCAAGCCTGAGTATTTGGCGGTTCCTCAAGAAGTCTTGATGACGTCGATGAAGCACCATCAAGGATTCTTCTCGGTCAGGGACAAGCAGTCCGGCAAGCTGGCGCCTCATTTCATCGCAATCGCCAACAATGAACCCAAAAATATGTTGCTGATTCGGGCGGGGAACGAGCGGGTGCTGGCAGCGCGATTGGCTGACGCGAAGTTCTTTTTTGACGAAGACCGTAAGGTGAAGCTGGAGGAACGGGGGAAAAAACTCACCGGCGTCACGTTCCATCAGAAGCTCGGCACGATGGCCCACAAGGCGGAGCGAGTCTGCAAGCTTGCTCGTCTCATTGCCGGCTTGCTGGCGCTTCCACAGGATTCTGTCGAGGCCTGTGTGAGAGCAGCCCAACTCTGTAAAGCGGATCTGCTGTCCGGCATTGTGGGAGAATTCCCGGAGCTTCAAGGCATCATGGGAGGATATTACGCGCAGCACGATGGAGAGAAGCGCGAGGTCTGCGAAGCCATCCGGGATCAGTATGTTCCACGGGGGATGGACGGGGCCTTGCCGGAGACGACCGAAGGGCTCGTGCTGGGACTAGCCGACAGGCTCGATACGATCGTGGCGTTTTTTCAGGCCGGCATCATCCCAAAAGGGTCAGAGGATCCGTTTGCATTGAGGCGGCATGCGTTGTCGGTCGTGCGAATTATGATTGAAGGCACTATCCAAGGCAATGTCAAATTCGATCTGCGTCAGATGATCACGAGCGCCAGGCAGGGCGTGGAGACTGATGTCAAATCGGCAGCGTCGATCGTCGAGGATCCGTTTGGATTCATCATAGAGCGACTTCGGTTCTACATGAAAACGACGAAGAACCTGCGGGATGATGTGATTCACGCTGTAACGGGGTCCGTCACGAACGAATGCGATGTGGTCGATCTTGCCCGACGAATGGAGGTCCTACAGACCACGACTTCGCTTCCGGAATTTGACCCCTTGATAGTCGGGTTCAATCGAGCGAACAATATCCTCAAGAAAGAGGGAGTGCGGAAGTCGGAGTCGACACCGGTGGACTCGTCGTTGTTCAAAGATGACGCGGAGCGGGAGCTCCATACGCGATTGCAATCAATGGAAGAAAGATATGACAGGCTTATCGAGCAGCGGCAGTATAAGGACGCGCTCCATTGTCTGGTTCAGTTGAAGCCGTCCATCGATCGTTTTTTTGACTCGGTGATGGTCAATGTCGAAGATTCTGCATTGCGTCATAATCGGCTTTCGTTGCTGAGACATGTGGCGGATGGTTTCTTTGGGAAGTTCGCAGATTTTTCACAGATTGTGGTACAAGTACGGTAG
- the ppdK gene encoding pyruvate, phosphate dikinase produces MAKKYVYYFGDGKAEGTSNMKELLGGKGAGLAEMTNLGISVPPGFTITTEACIEYDKQGKKYPPGMWEATLAALKRVERSMGMGFGDPEKPLLVSVRSGARASMPGMMDTVLNVGLTLKTVEGLAAKTKNERFAQDSYRRFVTMFGSIVMGVPREHFEAILNHKKEEMGVAHETQLDGRALRDLVGRFKSLVKEETGKDFPDDPNEQLRMAINAVFSSWNGARAITYRRLNGIPDHWGTAVNVVAMVFGNMGDTSGTGVAFTRDPNTGEHKFFGECLMNAQGEDVVAGIRTPLPVSALAKNVPAAYRELEHTYKKLEKHYRDMLDLEFTIQEGKLYMLQTRVGKRTGISAVRIAVEMVKAGLITKREAVQRVGPDQLAQYLYPIFDSTVESSSTPLGKGLPAGPGAAAGKIALTPERAVDMKAAGQRVVLVREETSPDDIHGMNAATGFLTARGGMTSHAAVVARQMGKVCVAGCEAVQVIDAQSVRIGSKVFREGDYISVNGSTGNVYDGDVPVVESEIIQVVQGKLDVKQSPKYQLFATLLSWADDERRLRVRANADVPDQAKIARGFGAEGIGLCRTEHMFFAEDRIPIMQKMILARTKEEREKYLDQLLPLQKQDFIGLYREMQGYPVTIRLLDPPLHEFLPKREELMVEIAQLELTEHDGANLAEKRRLLARVEELHEFNPMLGLRGCRLGITMPEITRMQARAIMEAACELAKEGKKIVPEIMIPLVGMVSEMKSQKDLVKEVAQETMKRYGVKLNYLVGTMIELPRAAVTADLVAQEAEFFSFGTNDLTQTTFGFSRDDAAKFIDFYKTEKIMDSDPFAVLDREGVGLLMKQAIEGGRKTRSELKLGICGEHGGDPSSVEFCHQLGLDYVSCSPFRVAIARLAAAQAAIAESSAKPAGKKAGTARKPSTSRRKRR; encoded by the coding sequence GTGGCAAAGAAATACGTCTACTATTTCGGCGACGGCAAGGCCGAGGGCACGTCGAACATGAAGGAACTGCTCGGCGGAAAGGGCGCGGGATTGGCCGAGATGACCAATTTGGGTATCTCAGTCCCGCCGGGCTTCACGATCACGACCGAAGCCTGCATCGAATACGACAAACAGGGTAAGAAATATCCGCCCGGGATGTGGGAGGCGACGTTGGCCGCCCTGAAGCGCGTGGAGCGGTCGATGGGTATGGGGTTCGGCGATCCGGAGAAGCCGTTGCTGGTGTCCGTGCGATCCGGGGCCCGCGCATCGATGCCCGGCATGATGGACACGGTCCTGAATGTGGGCCTCACGCTGAAGACGGTCGAGGGGCTTGCCGCCAAGACGAAGAACGAGCGGTTCGCCCAGGACAGCTATCGCCGTTTTGTCACGATGTTCGGCAGCATCGTCATGGGGGTGCCTCGCGAACACTTTGAAGCCATCCTGAACCACAAGAAAGAAGAAATGGGCGTGGCTCACGAGACACAATTGGACGGGCGGGCCTTGCGGGACCTCGTCGGACGATTCAAGTCGTTGGTGAAGGAGGAAACCGGGAAGGATTTCCCGGATGATCCAAACGAGCAACTGCGGATGGCGATCAACGCGGTGTTCTCGTCGTGGAACGGCGCCCGCGCCATTACCTATCGGCGGCTGAACGGCATTCCGGACCATTGGGGCACCGCCGTCAACGTGGTGGCGATGGTGTTCGGCAACATGGGCGACACCAGCGGGACCGGTGTGGCGTTCACCCGCGATCCGAATACCGGCGAGCATAAATTCTTCGGCGAATGCCTGATGAATGCGCAGGGCGAGGACGTCGTGGCCGGCATCAGAACGCCGCTGCCGGTCAGTGCCCTTGCGAAGAATGTCCCGGCCGCCTACAGGGAGCTCGAACACACCTATAAGAAGCTTGAAAAGCATTACCGAGACATGCTCGACCTGGAGTTTACGATTCAGGAGGGCAAGCTCTATATGCTGCAAACACGCGTTGGGAAGCGGACCGGCATCTCGGCGGTTCGTATCGCCGTCGAAATGGTGAAAGCAGGACTGATCACGAAGCGCGAAGCGGTGCAGCGGGTCGGCCCCGATCAGCTGGCGCAGTACCTCTATCCCATTTTCGACTCAACGGTGGAATCCAGCTCGACTCCGCTGGGCAAAGGGTTGCCGGCCGGTCCCGGTGCGGCAGCAGGCAAGATCGCGTTGACGCCGGAGCGCGCGGTCGATATGAAAGCAGCCGGTCAACGGGTCGTGCTGGTCCGCGAGGAAACCAGCCCGGATGACATTCACGGCATGAATGCGGCAACCGGATTTTTGACCGCACGCGGCGGGATGACGTCGCATGCGGCGGTGGTGGCGCGGCAGATGGGCAAAGTCTGCGTGGCCGGCTGCGAAGCGGTGCAAGTGATCGATGCTCAATCGGTGCGGATCGGCTCGAAGGTGTTTCGCGAAGGGGACTATATCTCCGTCAACGGGTCGACGGGGAACGTCTACGACGGCGATGTGCCGGTGGTGGAGTCGGAAATCATTCAAGTGGTGCAAGGGAAGCTGGATGTCAAGCAGTCGCCGAAGTATCAGCTGTTCGCGACGTTGCTCTCATGGGCGGACGACGAACGTCGGTTGCGTGTCCGGGCCAACGCCGACGTGCCGGACCAGGCCAAGATTGCGAGAGGATTCGGAGCGGAAGGCATCGGTCTCTGCCGGACCGAACACATGTTTTTTGCCGAGGACCGTATTCCGATCATGCAGAAGATGATTCTGGCGCGGACCAAAGAAGAACGTGAGAAGTACTTGGATCAACTCCTGCCGCTGCAGAAACAAGATTTTATCGGACTCTATCGGGAGATGCAGGGATACCCGGTCACGATTCGTTTGCTTGATCCGCCGCTCCATGAGTTCTTGCCCAAGCGGGAAGAATTGATGGTGGAGATTGCGCAGCTGGAATTGACTGAGCATGACGGGGCCAATCTCGCGGAGAAACGTCGTTTGCTGGCCCGAGTGGAAGAACTTCATGAATTCAACCCCATGCTGGGTCTTCGTGGCTGTCGGTTGGGCATTACGATGCCGGAAATCACCCGTATGCAGGCGAGGGCGATCATGGAGGCGGCCTGCGAATTGGCGAAGGAAGGCAAGAAGATCGTGCCGGAGATCATGATCCCGCTCGTCGGCATGGTCTCCGAAATGAAGTCGCAGAAAGATCTCGTGAAAGAAGTCGCCCAGGAGACGATGAAGCGGTATGGCGTCAAGTTGAATTACTTGGTCGGCACGATGATCGAGTTGCCGCGTGCGGCGGTGACGGCCGACTTGGTTGCGCAGGAGGCGGAGTTCTTCTCGTTTGGGACGAACGACCTGACTCAGACGACGTTCGGCTTTTCACGCGACGATGCGGCCAAGTTCATCGATTTCTATAAGACCGAGAAGATCATGGACTCGGATCCCTTTGCCGTACTCGACCGCGAAGGCGTCGGGTTGCTGATGAAACAGGCGATCGAAGGCGGGCGCAAGACAAGGTCTGAGCTCAAGCTCGGCATTTGCGGCGAACATGGCGGCGATCCCAGTTCCGTCGAGTTCTGTCATCAATTGGGATTGGATTACGTCAGTTGTTCCCCCTTCCGCGTGGCGATCGCGCGGTTGGCGGCGGCGCAGGCAGCCATCGCGGAATCGAGTGCGAAGCCGGCTGGGAAGAAAGCTGGGACGGCGCGCAAGCCGTCGACCTCACGCCGCAAGAGACGGTGA